AAAATGGAGGCCGGACGTCTCGAGTTACGATCTTATGGTTTTTGATCCTGCTGCCGCCCCGCGTGACAGGACGGAATTCCTTGCCTGGTATCGCCAGCAGATGAAAGACGCGGGTGACGGCAGTGCGACAACCCCGGCGCTGAACGCATGGTACGGGGATATGTGCCGCACATTCCCGGATATGGACAGCGTAGAACTCGAGGCATCAGATGATGCCGGTTCTTATATGACTGATTATTCATCAACTACGCCGCACATGATCTACGCAGCGTTTGCATGGTCGGTGGCCGAGGAGGCGCATGCCCTGATGCGTGAACTGGCAATCCGGCATCAGGTCGGTTTTTTTGATGTCAGTGCAACGGATGGGGAAATCCTGTTTCCCGCCTGATACCCTGGCGGCGGCCTGAAAAGGCAGCCTCCATAATAGCCTGAAATCATAAAAGTTTTTGGTGAAGCTTTTTTCAAAAAGCTTCAGAAAGCATCATTATCAGAAAAAGATATTATCGATCATAATAAAAATGAAATCGTTCCTGTCCCATGCACAGGCAGAATGTTGTCGCGATCCTGGCACGTTCATTCGGCGGCGTGGAACGGAAAACTGTCGGCATCACGCACAGCATGCACGCAATGACGATAAAAATAGTGCTTTGATAAAAAAGAATAAAAGTTTTTGAGTGCTGCCTTTTTTCAAAAAGGCGGCACTCTTTAAAGCATTTTGAAAAAGCGTGACCTCAAGATCGCAGGCGTGTGCCTGAGGCGCTTTTCTGGCAACCGTGCTGCAAGGCGGAGGGGCCCATACAAAAAGGGCCGGTGCTTGCGCAACCGGCCCTTGCATGACGGGATGATTGACGCGGCGCGCGCGTCAGTCAACCGTGCTCATGCGGGTCTCATCAACGAACTTTTCGGTATCGTCATCGATCTTGCGTGATTTGCGACCAGCGGGGCCGTGCACGTACAGCGTCTTGCGGTCCACCTTCTGGTCAGAACCCTGCGGCTTGAGCGGCATTTCATATTCCGCCTTCTGCGCATGATCGGCCATCTGCAACTCGGGGTTGAACACTGAGTTGAACTTCCAGATCATGGTCAGGAAGTTGGTCTGCCCGCGCAGGGCCAGGCGCAGGGCAATGCCCAGCGTGTCCTTGATCGCGCTCCAGCCCAGATGCTTGTTGTTGAGGATCTGCTGGGTCTTGACCAACTCCTCATAGAACTCGCGCAGCGGCAGGGTGGTGGGCATGACCGCGTGCTGGATGTCGAACAGGCGGTAGTCGCGCGTGGTCAGCTTGCGGGACTCGCTCTCCCAGATCTCGGTGCCGGGGTAGGGCGTCGTGACCGAGATGTTCACGATATCCGGGATCTCGAGGCACCACTGGCGGATGACCTCAAAGCGCTCACGGTCCCATGACGGGTCGGCAATCAGGTTGATGGCCACGATCAGATCGAGCGAGCGGGCGTATTCCAGCGCCTCGAAGTTGCGGTCCATCGACACGCGCTTGCGGAAGCGCTTCAGCCCTTCGGCATCCACTGCCTCAAGCCCGATGAAGATGTAGCTCAGCCCGATCTCTTTCCAGACCGCGAACACTTCCTTGTTGCGCATCAGCACGTCGGCGCGCGTCTCGAGGTAGTATTCTTTCTGGATGTTGCGGCGCTTGATTTCATCGGCAATGGCCATGCCGTGCTCGGCATGCACGAAGGCCACGTCATCGACGATGAAGATGCCGGGCTCCTTGATCTCCTGCAGTTCCTCGCCAATCACCTTGGCGCTCGCCGTGCGGTAGGAGCGGCCATAGAAGGTCCATGCACTGCAGAAGGTACAGTCCCACGGGCAGCCACGGGCGAACTCGATGGAGGCGGCGGGGTCGAGTGTTCCGATGAAGTATTTGCGGCGGTGGCGCAGCAGGTCGCGCGCGGGACGCACCTCATCAAGCGATTCGATAAAGATGGGCGGCGGGCCATCGCCATCCATTGTCACCACGCCGGGTACGGTGGTCAGGTCCTTGCCCTGCTCCCATGCCTCGAGCAGCAGGCCGACAGTGGCATCGCCCTCGCCCTTGAGCACGCAGTTGATGGCGCCATCGGACAGGGCCAGCACGTCACGCGCGATGAACGAGATGGAGTGCCCGCCAATGAACAGGAACACGTTGGGCAGGCGCTTGCGCGTTTCCTTGCACAGGTCGATGATCTCGGGAACATTGGCCAGGTAATTGCCCGAGAAGCAGATGGCATGCGGGCGGAATTCCTCAATGCGCTGCCAGTAATCGGGGTGCTTCTCGACCTGCAGGTCGATGATCTGCACGTCATGCCCCTTGTTGCGCGCGGCACCGGCAACCAGTTCAAGCCCCAGCGGTTCAAGACGCAGGAAGACCTTCGTGTACATGAGCGAGCTTGGATGAACGGCCAGTAATCTCATTCTTTTACCTCAGGCATCGATGGGGACGGTGACAACGCGCGACAGCCATACGCAATCTGGTAACAAATTTACAGCCGGTCCGGTGCTGTATTTGTAATTTTTATATATCACGTATGATTTAAAAAAAATCAGAATAATGACAGAGGGTGACAATATAAGGCCCGCCTGTCATCAAGATCACGGTAATATCACCTATGCATTCAGATGATACCACCATCCGGCTTCATCATATCTTCTTGGCAGGTATGCTTTGTGTTCATGTCCGGCATTGCAGGTAGGGCACCTATGCATTGCCCACGCGGCACCGGCTGCCCGGCGTCTTGTCCCCTATCGCGGGGAGCACTTTCGTGGCAGTCTTGCCAGCGCTTAAGCGACGGGGTCGAAATGAAGCTGAAGATTGTGGAAAAACTGCCTGCCCGCCTCGGGCTGCTGGCATGTGGGCTGGTAGTTCTTGGTGGCTGCACGGCCGAGATCGGGCGCAAGCCGTTCGAGAGTGATGTAAAATGCCTGCGCGAGCAGTTGGGCACCACCATGCAGCTCAGCTTTCCCATCGCGGCGAATACCTGCCAGCGCATGAGCGACCACAACTTCATCTTCGGTTCAAAGAAGAAGAAGGCCCAGCCGCTGCCGCTCAACCTGCGTGGCGCGCCCGACCTGCAGAAGATGGCCGATGAATACGGCTACAGCTACACAAAATAGCGTGTCCGCCCGGTAAGGGAACCCTGGCCGCTCCGATGTGTTGCGGCCGGCAGGGCGGTTTCAGTTTTCGAGTTCGGTATCCCAGTACAGA
This is a stretch of genomic DNA from Komagataeibacter xylinus. It encodes these proteins:
- the hpnR gene encoding hopanoid C-3 methylase HpnR, which codes for MRLLAVHPSSLMYTKVFLRLEPLGLELVAGAARNKGHDVQIIDLQVEKHPDYWQRIEEFRPHAICFSGNYLANVPEIIDLCKETRKRLPNVFLFIGGHSISFIARDVLALSDGAINCVLKGEGDATVGLLLEAWEQGKDLTTVPGVVTMDGDGPPPIFIESLDEVRPARDLLRHRRKYFIGTLDPAASIEFARGCPWDCTFCSAWTFYGRSYRTASAKVIGEELQEIKEPGIFIVDDVAFVHAEHGMAIADEIKRRNIQKEYYLETRADVLMRNKEVFAVWKEIGLSYIFIGLEAVDAEGLKRFRKRVSMDRNFEALEYARSLDLIVAINLIADPSWDRERFEVIRQWCLEIPDIVNISVTTPYPGTEIWESESRKLTTRDYRLFDIQHAVMPTTLPLREFYEELVKTQQILNNKHLGWSAIKDTLGIALRLALRGQTNFLTMIWKFNSVFNPELQMADHAQKAEYEMPLKPQGSDQKVDRKTLYVHGPAGRKSRKIDDDTEKFVDETRMSTVD